In the Pyxidicoccus trucidator genome, AGTTGCGGTCCTGATGCGTACGCTCCTCGCCGCCTCCGTGCTGCTCCTCGTCTCCGCCTGTGCAAGCTCCGGCACCCCGCGCCCCACGGAGGACTCCGCGTCCAGACAAGGCAGTGCCCGGCCCTCCGACGCGTCCTCCGGAGCCGTCCCGGTGCGCGAAGGTGAATCCTCCGCGCCGCACCGAGACCACCCGCTCGCCGGCCGCATCTGGGACGTGAAGGGCAACCGCTTCGTGGACGAGGCGGAGCTGCTGCGAGCGCTGGCGGGAGCGCGCTTCGTGGTGCTGGGCGAGCGCCACGACCAGGCAGACCACCACCAGCGACAGGCGAAGCTGGTGCGGGCGCTGGCAAGCGGTGCGCGGAAGCCGGCCCTGGCCTTCGAGATGCTGGACGTGGAGCAACAGCCAGCGGTGGACGCGTCGCTCGCGCGGGCCCCGGAGGACACGGAGGCGCTCGCGCAGGCGGTGCGCTGGGCGGACAGCGGCTGGCCTCCCTTCTCGCTCTACCAGCCGGTGTTCGCCGCGGGACTGGAGCGGGGGCTGCCCATTGTCGCCGCCAACCTGCCGCGCACGCAGGTGCGAGAGCTGGTGAAGCGCGGCCCGGAGGCGCT is a window encoding:
- a CDS encoding ChaN family lipoprotein — encoded protein: MRTLLAASVLLLVSACASSGTPRPTEDSASRQGSARPSDASSGAVPVREGESSAPHRDHPLAGRIWDVKGNRFVDEAELLRALAGARFVVLGERHDQADHHQRQAKLVRALASGARKPALAFEMLDVEQQPAVDASLARAPEDTEALAQAVRWADSGWPPFSLYQPVFAAGLERGLPIVAANLPRTQVRELVKRGPEALPPALRERLALDTPLPEDVARQMREEQDRAHCGHLPPALLGPMAEAQRARDAHLADRLLEADRGDGGVLITGNGHARTDRGAPAHLARRAPDKQVVSVGLLEVSPEAPAPGDYAASYSASTLPFDYVWFTPAQPQEDPCAPLRERKR